CCAGCGGGAGAAAAACTGTAAAACAGGCGCCTTTGCCCGGCGGCGCTTCGACGTTGATCAGGCCCTTATGCTGCTCAACAATACTGTAGCAGTTCGACAAGCCGAGACCCGAACCCGTTTTGGTGCCTTTGGTCGTAAAAAACGGATCGAAGATTCGCGGCAGGACATCCGGTTCAATGCCGGTACCGTTATCCTTGATAGAGACCGACACATAATCGCCGGGTAGCAAATTGGGTCGCCCCTCAAGCGCTCGGCGATCGAGCGTCGTACGACATGTGGTGATCGATACACGGCCCGCACCCTGGATGGCATCGCGGGCGTTGAAACACAAATTCAGCAGTGCCTGCTCGAGCTGCGATTTATCAATGCAGATGGGTAGCGGCTCGTTGGCCAACTCGATCGTCAGCTCAACCGACGCCGGGAGCGTACGAATCAGGAGCTCGTTCAGTTCAACCACGTATTCATTGATGTCGAACACTTCGGGACGCGACGCATCTTGACGGCTGAGGGTAGCCAGCTTGTCCGTCAAACCAACGGCGCGTTTCGCCACGTTGCGAATCTGTTCGAGCAATTCGCGATGTTGCGCATCGCCACCATCGTCGAGCAGCGCGAAGTCGATATTGCCGAGGATGACCTGCAGCAAATTGTTGAAGTCGTGGGTAATGCCTCCGGCCAGTTCGCCCATGGCACGCATCTTCTGCGAGTGAGAAATGCTCTGTTCGAGCTGTTTGATGTCGGTGACGTCTCTCCCGACGGCCGTAATGGCCTGCAGGTTACCCACGTCGTCAAAGATGCCTCGATTCGACCAGGCAACCCAGCGCCAGCCCGCTTTGGTCATCGCTCGCTGCTCGTGGTATGAGGTATGAGGTGGGTCGGCTAAGCTTGCGAGCGACCGGCGGGTGAGCTCACGATCGTCTTCGTGCACCAGCGGCATAAAGCTCGAACCCAGCAGTTCATCCTCGGACTTACCAAAGACCTCGCAGTAGCTCGGGCTGATGTACTGAAACTCACCTTTCGGATTGACCTTGACGACCATGTCGGTCTGGTTTTCGACCAGCAGTCGATACTTGTCCTCGTTCTCCTCGATCTTGGCTTGCTTCAGCAGCGCACTGCGCATGACCAAAGCCAGCATCATGCTGAAAACAACACCTATCATGGCCCAGATTTCGTCGAACATGCTGTGCCTGGTGTCGAGGTAAGACTGAAGCGGTGCCAGCTGAAACTGCCACGGCCGACCAACAACCTCTACCGCCAGGCTCTGGCTGAATGGACTCGGCGCCTTGGCCTCTTCGTCGCGCTGCTCATAGAACACCGTCCCGGCATCCGTGAAGCTGAACCGAAAGTTCTCCCGCAAACGCCCCTCGGGCAGACAGGAACTCATCAACGATTCGACGCGAAAAACACCGTCAACAAATCCTAGCTGTTGGTTGTCGACGCTCAGAATCTGCTGATAGAGCACAAATCCGAGCCCAGACTGCAGCAGCTCAATCATGTCGGTTCGCGTCATCTGGCCGGAAGCTGCGGCAGCCGTGATCGCTTGGACAACAGAACGGTTGGCGTTTTTTGAGAGGTCGGCGTTGAGCGCCGGTCGATTGCTTTCAACTGGATGAATCACGCGGATGATGCCGGCCGTATCCACATAATTGAGCGCCTGAATGCCGGAGTAGAGCGGCATCAGCGAACTCGCGCGCGTTTCCCACATTTCTCGAACCACGTCGGCCGACTGCCAGGGATAGCTAGCTAGCGTCCGAACCAGGCCGGCACGGGCATCAAAGCACGCCTCCAGCCGGATCTTTAGCTGTTCCGCCGTGATGCGCGTCTCCAGTGCAATCCGTTCCCGATCGCTGGCACGGCTGGCTAGGATAAGCCATGCCATCAGCGCCAGACTGGCAACCAGAAACAAGGACGGTAACCAGTTGTAACGCTGCTTCCAGACCAGTGCAGCCACTACTCCCCCTGGGCTCTCGCGTCTCTGATTCATTGTAACGCGAAGCAACTCGAAGAAGATGACGTCACTGCAAGAGGTGACGGAAATTGCTATATTGGATCGTGAGTTGGCAAGAGAAGCCGCTCTTGCCGCTTGTTTCGAGACTTGTTCTCGAGGAGGGCATTATGAGTTATCGCCTTACCGCCGTGCTTCTGGCTACGGCACTTTCTTTCCCCGCACTGGCTGACTTCGACGCCGGGCTAACGGCCTACCGTGTCAAAGATTTTGACACCGCCTATCAGGCATTCCACCAGGCTGCTATCCAAGGTGATGAAACCGCTCAGTTCAACATCGGGGTGATGTACTTTCGCGGTCATGGAGTCACCAAGGACCTCGTCAAGGCTTACAGCTGGATCGAACTGTCTATCCAGCGGGGCAACCTTGACAACATTCGGGCCCTGAGCGCATTGACCGTCAAACTCACTCCCGACCAGATCCAGGCTGCGCACGAACTCAGCGCAGAGCTGGCCGCGGAGCACGGGCTGCGTTATACGCCGCCCGGCTTGAGCGAGGAAGAGATCGCTATCGCCAATCGCTAGCGCGCCTCGGCGCCAGCGTTGGCTGATGTTTCGCTGGCAGCAGTGCTGGCAGGGACCTTCTGTGTCATTGTCAGGGATCTTTGCGACCAGTCCGCCAACGGCATAAGCCCACTACAGGCTAGTTGGGCGCGGGCTGCGCCTCGGCACCAAAAATCTGCTTCATCAGCGGCGTCATTCGACGGGGGCCCATCATGGCGGTGGTTGTCATCAGCCCCGACATCATGGCGCCGGTAACGCCACACGTGAGAATATCCTGGCCCGTGAGCCACAGGCCTTTGATGGGGGTTTGCGGCCGGAGCCAGTCTTGCTTGAGTCGTTCGCTGCTGTGCGCAAGCCCATAGAGCTCCCCCTTCTGATAGCCAGCGAACCAGTTGGTGGATAGCGGCGTGGAGACCTCGTAGTAGTCCACCTTGCCCTTGAGGTGCGGGAGCTTGTCATACAGGTGAGCCATCAGCCGTTCCCCCAGCGCGGCCTTGAAGGTCTCGTAGTCCTCACCGCGCTTGCCCCAGGTCTTTTCCTCCCACTGAGCGAACCACTCATAAGGCGCCGGCGCGACAATCTCGATGGTCGACGTACCGGGATGGCGGCTCGCATAGTCCGGGTCTTTCGCTGACGGAAACGAGATATAGACCACCGGAAACTCAGCTTCGCGGTCGGCCACAAAACGCTCGACATCCGCATCGTAGTCGTTGCTCGGATAGATCCAGAAATTGGTTTTGGGGAGCTTGAGCTCCTCCGCACTTCCCTTAAGCCCGATATAAACCCCCAGATGGGCGAAACTCGGGGAAACGCTGTCAAGTTTCCGGTCATAGCCCATCCCTGCCGCAACGTCCGGGTTGAGCAAATGAGCAAACGTATTGAGAACGCCGGCTGAGGAGATCACGGTGGAACACTCGATCACATGGCCATCGGCCATGCGCACACCGGAGACGTGCTGCCCCGACACCACAATCTCATCGACCCTCGCATAGGTAAATACCTCGCCGCCGCCCGCCTGAATACGCGGAATGACGGACTCGGCAATCCGCCACGAGCCGCCGACCGGATAAAACCCGCCATACAGGTAGTGGCGCGCGATCATTGCGTGCACCATAAACGCCGACTGTTTTGGCGGCAGACCCATGTCCCCCCACTGGCCGCACAGAGTGGCGATCAGATCGGGGTTCTCCGTGAGCTCCGACAACACCTCGTAGGTATTGCGAAACATCACCGACGGAGTTTTCCATTTCAGCAAAGGTGAAGCCAGGGTCTTTTGCCAGGGCGCCAGCATCCGCCCCATGGTGAAAGCCGACAGGCCGCTTCCAACCTGACGCAGGAGCGCCAGGTAGCGATCGATGGCGTCGACCTCCTCAGGAAACTGTTCGATGAGATTATCGCGAAAGGCCTCCCGTCCCGCCTTGGCGCAGAACACCTTATCGCCGACAAAAAATCGATCGTATTCTTCATCCATCGGCGCCCACTGGAGGGTTCCGCTGCTGAGAAAATCAAACATCTTCCGGGTACGGGTCGGTGCGCCGACGTCACCGATATAGTGAACGCCGACGTCCCATTCGTAACCGTTGCGCTCGTAAGAATGTGTATAGCCGCCAGCGGTGTAGTGCTGTTCGAGCACGCAAACTCGCTGACCCAGCTCGCTCAACAGGGCGGCGACAGTTAGCCCGCCCATGCCGGACCCGATAACCACAGCGTCATAGCGATCAGCAAGGCGGGTTGGACGGTAACGGCGGCCGATTCGTAGGGTTGAGGGTTTCATCTTTTCGGAGGGTCCAAGCGGTATCACGGGTTTAACGGGTTGGTCCAGTCTGCCTGATCTGGTCCATCGGTGACCAGTGCTTACGGCCCGGGCGCCCTGCCCTCAAAGCCCGTTGATGGGCAGCTTCAGCATCAGATTCCCGCCGACGTCGGTCGGGATCTCGCCGGCCCGCATGTTCACCTGCAGCGAGGGAATAATCAGTCGAGGCACGTTGAGCTTCGCATCGCGCTCAGTCCTCAAATGAATAAACGCTTCGCGCGTCCTGCCGCCACCGACGTGGATATTTCGCGCCTTCTGTTCGGCCACCGTCGTTTCCCAGCTGACCTCTCGTCCGTTTGGGCCGTAGTCATGGCAGATAAACAGCCGCATCTCATCGGGGAGCGCCAGCACCTTTTGGATGCTGTCGTAGAGCTCGCCGGCATCGCCGCCCGGAAAGTCCGCTCGCGCTGAGCCGCTGTCGGGCATGAACAGCGTGTCGCCGACAAATGCGGCGTTACCGATAACGTGCACCATACAGGCGGGCGTATGGCCTGGCGTCGCCATGGCGAGACCCTGGAGGCTGCCGACTTGATAGGTATCGCCATCGCTGAACAATGCGTCGAACTGCGAGCCGTCTCGCCTGAAATCATTTCCTTCATGGAAGACTTCGCCAAAGGTATGCTGAATTTCAATGATCTTTCCACTGATCCCAATTTTCCCGCCCAGCCTGGTCTTCAGGTAGGGAGCAGCGCTGAGATGATCGGCGTGGACATGGGTCTCGATAATCCAGTCCAGTTCCAGCCCCTGCCGCTCAATATCGCGGATAAGAGCATCGGCATGATCGAAGCTTAGGCGTCCCGATTCAAAGTCAAAGTCCGCGACGCTGTCGATGATCGCGCACCGCTTTGTGGCAGGGTCCGTAATCAGGTAGGTGACGGTATGGGTAGCTTCATCAAAAATGCCCGTGACCTGCGGACGGCACTTCGTGTCAACGGGGTAATTGATCTGAAGGTTCCTTTGGCTTGCGGGTCGGCCAGAAAAGGCGCCAGCAGAAGGCAGGAGCCTCGGACGATCGAGGTAAGCGGAGGCCGAAAGACGGCGGGGCTGGCACCCCGCCGACTCGGGCAAAACAAGCGGGTTAGCCTTCCAGTCTGGCTGCGATGGTCTGTCGGGACTTGCCTAGCGATGCGGCAAGCTCTTCAGTCAGGAGATCAAACGCCGTCCGCTGGGCGTTGCGATCCGCGGCGCGGAGCTTTTCACCCTTGGCGTCCAACATGGACAGACTCTTATAGACGTCGGCAAGCTTAAAAGGATCACAGCTTTCCAACGCTTTTTCATTTTTGCGGGCGCGCGATTTCCACTGTTTGTCGACGCGCGGCTTGCCCTTGGATAGATGCGTCAGCACCTTGCGGGCTTCGGATTCGGAAATCATGGGTCTGGAGTGCTGCTCAAGCTCGTCGCGCCGGACAATCATGGTGAGTTGGTCGCGTTTGAAGAAGACCCTAACGAAGTTTTTGGCAGTTTGACCCCAGATTTTTGCTCGTTTCAGCGACTGCAGCCGGCCGACGCCGTGCTGCTTGTGAATGATGATCTCGTTTTGTTCAGAAATAGCTGCGCTCCCGGTCGGATTTATTAGGGAACTCAATAGCTTACACGATTTCGACACAATTGTAAAAAGCCTGAGAACAGCCGTGGAAAAACGGTCGATAAAACCGGTGCTTATCGCCTACAGCTAGCCCTAATTCCAGCATTTGGACCAAGGGCGCTGACGTCAAAGGAACTTCGAGGCAATACATGGGCGGAAAAAGTGCCGCGGCAGCAAACCACCGCTATGTTATCGTCCGCCCAATCGTGTCGTTCGCAGCGCCAAAAGCTCACCTTTCCCGCCTGGCCAGGCTGGCGTTTGTCGGACTAGTCGTGACATCCTGCGCAGCACAAAATCCCGCCGAAGTGGTGTCCGATCGGTCCGACGTGAACCCAACGAGCGGCTGGAGCATCACGTACAGCGAGCCTCGAGCCCCCTGCGCTAAGCGTAATCGGACCCGCAACGCCTACTTCGGCGACCTGCATATTCATACGGCATTCTCCTACGACGCCCGGCCGATCGGCACCGAAACCACACCCGATGACGCCTATCGTTTTGCCAGGGGAGAACCGATTCCGATTCCGCCCTACGACGATCAAGGCAACCCGGCAGGATTCCAGCGGCTGAGGGTGCCGCTGGACTTTGCGGCGGTCACGGATCATTCGGAGTTCTTTGGCGATATGAAGCTGTGTTTCGACGAGGAAAGCCCCGTCTACGACCAGCCGGTCTGCCACCTGTTTCGCGTGGGAGAAGCGACGGGCATGCGCCCTTTCGCGCGCATCGTCAATATGCCTGAACCGAGCCGCATGGTTGAGATCTGCGGGGAAGACGGCAAAGGCTGCAACGCCGCCGGCAGGGAGCTATGGCGCCAAACCGTAGAGATGGCTGACGCCGCCTACGACCGAACGTCGGCCTGTACCTTCACCAGTTTTGTCGCCTATGAATACACCGGCACACCCAGCGCGAACAATCTTCATCGCAACGTGATTTTCCGCAACAGCCAGGTCCCTGCGCAGCCGATCTCCTATATCGAAGCGCCTTCGGATCAAGGGCTTTGGCAGCAGCTCAACCAACGTTGCCTCAAGGAAATCGACGCCTGTGACGTGCTCGCGATCCCGCACAATTCGAACCTCAGCGCCGGCGCCATGTTTCCGTCGTACGTCGGCAACTTCGAATCGGTGGAGACAGCGCGGGACAAAGCTCGCCTGCGCAACGCCATGGAACCGGTGATGGAAGTGTTCCAGCACAAGGGCAACTCGGAATGCTTCAACGGGTTGCCCGATATTCTCGGTGCGCCGGACGAGCTTTGCGAGATGGAGCAGGTGCTGAAACTCGGGCGGGAAAATCCGACGGGCCGCGTTGCGCCGATCGTCGATTTCTGCGAGGACCAGGAAATCGGTCAGCGCGGCTTTATGCGGGTCGGCTGCATCTCAAAGAACGACTTTTACCGCAGCGTTTTGCTGACCGGTATGCAGGATAAAGCGGTAATCGGCATCAACACCTACAAGCTCGGCGTGATCGCGTCGACCGACACACACATGTCGCTGTCCGGCGATACCGCTGAAGCCAGCTGGTCAGGGCATCTGGCCCCGGAGGTAGAGCTGACCGACCGACTGACCCAGGTCGATTTTTTTGTGCGCAGCCTCGACGCCAATCCCGGCGGGCTGGCGGGAGTCTGGGCGGTCGAAAACTCCCGGGACGCCATCTTCGACGCCCTGCGCCGGCGTGAGGTGTTCGGCACCACCGGCAGCCGAATCAGACCCCGGCTGTTTGGCGGCTGGGAGTTTGACGCGGACAGCTGCGAGCTCGCTGACCGGGCGGCACGTGGATACAGGTATGGCGTGCCGATGGGCAGCGACCTGCCGCCGGGACCCAAAGGGTCAGCACCGAGGCTGCTCGTCTATGGCTTTCACGACCCGAACAGCGCACTCCTGCAAAAACTGCAGGTGATCAAAGGCTGGGTAGACGGCGAGCAGCGTTCTCGCTACGCGGTCATCGACGTAGTCGGCCCGCCCACCCACTCAGGGCCCAGCGGAGAGATTGACCTTGAAACAGGCGAATGGCGCGGCCCGGGATCAGAGAGCCTGTGTACGGTTTTTGTTGACCCCAACTTCGATCCGGCGCTTCCGGCCTACTATTACCTGCGAGCGGTTGAGGTGCCTACGCTGCGCTGGAGCTGGCGGGCGTGTGTCGCGCTCCCCGAGAGCCAGCGCCCAGACGAATGCCGTAACGCTGCGCCGAAGACCATTCAGGAGATGGCCTGGACGTCGCCGATCTGGTACCTGCCGCCGCCTGAGCAGTGATGGGGAGCGCGGGTCCACCGAATCACCTGGCCTGCCTGACCACCGGCAAGCTGGTCCAAGTGGCCA
The DNA window shown above is from Pseudomonadota bacterium and carries:
- a CDS encoding MBL fold metallo-hydrolase, yielding MNYPVDTKCRPQVTGIFDEATHTVTYLITDPATKRCAIIDSVADFDFESGRLSFDHADALIRDIERQGLELDWIIETHVHADHLSAAPYLKTRLGGKIGISGKIIEIQHTFGEVFHEGNDFRRDGSQFDALFSDGDTYQVGSLQGLAMATPGHTPACMVHVIGNAAFVGDTLFMPDSGSARADFPGGDAGELYDSIQKVLALPDEMRLFICHDYGPNGREVSWETTVAEQKARNIHVGGGRTREAFIHLRTERDAKLNVPRLIIPSLQVNMRAGEIPTDVGGNLMLKLPINGL
- a CDS encoding ATP-binding protein, encoding MAALVWKQRYNWLPSLFLVASLALMAWLILASRASDRERIALETRITAEQLKIRLEACFDARAGLVRTLASYPWQSADVVREMWETRASSLMPLYSGIQALNYVDTAGIIRVIHPVESNRPALNADLSKNANRSVVQAITAAAASGQMTRTDMIELLQSGLGFVLYQQILSVDNQQLGFVDGVFRVESLMSSCLPEGRLRENFRFSFTDAGTVFYEQRDEEAKAPSPFSQSLAVEVVGRPWQFQLAPLQSYLDTRHSMFDEIWAMIGVVFSMMLALVMRSALLKQAKIEENEDKYRLLVENQTDMVVKVNPKGEFQYISPSYCEVFGKSEDELLGSSFMPLVHEDDRELTRRSLASLADPPHTSYHEQRAMTKAGWRWVAWSNRGIFDDVGNLQAITAVGRDVTDIKQLEQSISHSQKMRAMGELAGGITHDFNNLLQVILGNIDFALLDDGGDAQHRELLEQIRNVAKRAVGLTDKLATLSRQDASRPEVFDINEYVVELNELLIRTLPASVELTIELANEPLPICIDKSQLEQALLNLCFNARDAIQGAGRVSITTCRTTLDRRALEGRPNLLPGDYVSVSIKDNGTGIEPDVLPRIFDPFFTTKGTKTGSGLGLSNCYSIVEQHKGLINVEAPPGKGACFTVFLPLAETPPMEPKTDDNPPREKMPNDGKVALIADDNAEIVNLTRMVLEKAGYRTLTAANGREALDIYKSHQSDIQLVVLDLVMPELGGQEVALAIRELSEDVAILLVSGFIPEDVQNTLKEPIIKKPYTITALMEAVNKLF
- a CDS encoding NAD(P)/FAD-dependent oxidoreductase, whose protein sequence is MKPSTLRIGRRYRPTRLADRYDAVVIGSGMGGLTVAALLSELGQRVCVLEQHYTAGGYTHSYERNGYEWDVGVHYIGDVGAPTRTRKMFDFLSSGTLQWAPMDEEYDRFFVGDKVFCAKAGREAFRDNLIEQFPEEVDAIDRYLALLRQVGSGLSAFTMGRMLAPWQKTLASPLLKWKTPSVMFRNTYEVLSELTENPDLIATLCGQWGDMGLPPKQSAFMVHAMIARHYLYGGFYPVGGSWRIAESVIPRIQAGGGEVFTYARVDEIVVSGQHVSGVRMADGHVIECSTVISSAGVLNTFAHLLNPDVAAGMGYDRKLDSVSPSFAHLGVYIGLKGSAEELKLPKTNFWIYPSNDYDADVERFVADREAEFPVVYISFPSAKDPDYASRHPGTSTIEIVAPAPYEWFAQWEEKTWGKRGEDYETFKAALGERLMAHLYDKLPHLKGKVDYYEVSTPLSTNWFAGYQKGELYGLAHSSERLKQDWLRPQTPIKGLWLTGQDILTCGVTGAMMSGLMTTTAMMGPRRMTPLMKQIFGAEAQPAPN
- a CDS encoding DUF3604 domain-containing protein; translated protein: MGGKSAAAANHRYVIVRPIVSFAAPKAHLSRLARLAFVGLVVTSCAAQNPAEVVSDRSDVNPTSGWSITYSEPRAPCAKRNRTRNAYFGDLHIHTAFSYDARPIGTETTPDDAYRFARGEPIPIPPYDDQGNPAGFQRLRVPLDFAAVTDHSEFFGDMKLCFDEESPVYDQPVCHLFRVGEATGMRPFARIVNMPEPSRMVEICGEDGKGCNAAGRELWRQTVEMADAAYDRTSACTFTSFVAYEYTGTPSANNLHRNVIFRNSQVPAQPISYIEAPSDQGLWQQLNQRCLKEIDACDVLAIPHNSNLSAGAMFPSYVGNFESVETARDKARLRNAMEPVMEVFQHKGNSECFNGLPDILGAPDELCEMEQVLKLGRENPTGRVAPIVDFCEDQEIGQRGFMRVGCISKNDFYRSVLLTGMQDKAVIGINTYKLGVIASTDTHMSLSGDTAEASWSGHLAPEVELTDRLTQVDFFVRSLDANPGGLAGVWAVENSRDAIFDALRRREVFGTTGSRIRPRLFGGWEFDADSCELADRAARGYRYGVPMGSDLPPGPKGSAPRLLVYGFHDPNSALLQKLQVIKGWVDGEQRSRYAVIDVVGPPTHSGPSGEIDLETGEWRGPGSESLCTVFVDPNFDPALPAYYYLRAVEVPTLRWSWRACVALPESQRPDECRNAAPKTIQEMAWTSPIWYLPPPEQ